The region CCCACCGAAAATTCACATGGCAGTCACTCCGGGGCCATTTCACCCACCCGGTTTTGCGCCCTACTGAGCATGCCTGTGGCGTCGATACCGCACGGACAGCGGGAGGAACCAGATTCCgcggtgcgccgctcgttGCCACCACCGCCCGTGTCATTGGTGCCATCAACACCGATGACACCCCGCAAAGTGTCGCACCATAGAcggcacagcagcagcagcagtgGCTTGCGGCAGGTCCGCGAGTCACTGCATGCCATGTCCGTTCAGCTGAGCGATGGTTCGCGCAAAATCAACCAGTACCGCTTCCTTCGGTGCCTGGGACATGGAACGTTCGCCACGGTGCACTTGGGTGAATTTACGAACGAAGAGGGACAACTCCAACTTGTCGCGATCAAAGAGTTTGACAAGCGCCGTCTACGGAAAAAGAGGCACCATGATCTGCCGCTGCATATGAGACGAAATATGCGGGCGATGGATGCAGAGGATCCGCTCTACCTTGTGCGGACTGAGGTGGCCATCCTTAAAAAGATGTCTCACCCGCACGTTGTACAACTCTACGAAGCTTTGGACGATCCAGAGAACGACAAGCTCTTCCTTGTTTTTGAATACTGCGCAGGCGGACCACTGTGTCACATTGAGCCAGGTCGACAGGGCGAGCGACTCGCGGAAGACAAGGCCCGCCTCTACTTCCGCCAGATCCTTAGTGGCCTAGAGTATATGCACGCCAACGGAATCATGCATCGCGACATCAAGCCTGACAATATCCTCATGTCAAACGAACTCGTGTGCAAGATTTCAGACTTTGGCGTCTCGAAGATGATCTGGGAGTCTGGCAGCGATCTAGTCCACCAGTCCGTCGGCACACCCGCCTTTATGAGCCCTGAACTGTGCCAtatcggcgccgtcgagtCTCATGGGTATTCAGACGACGTCTGGGCATTGGGCATCACCTTATATGCACTACTGATGGGCCGCCTCCCGTTCTATCGCGACGACTTATTCGAACTCTATGAAGCCAttcagcacgacgagctctGTTTAAAGGACTGCCGCGCCAGTCCCGCGTGCCAAGATCTGCTCCGTTCCATGCTGGACAAGGCGGAGCCTAATCGCATATGCGTGCCGGACATGTTTAAGCATCCATGGGTCACAGATCACGGCCGGGATCCCATGCCGCCTCTGACTTTGACAGACGACAAAGCTATTGATCAGGTCACGGAGGAAGACTTACACGATGCGGTCTTTCGCATATCCAGCATGTTTGCTGTAGCGTGCGCCGTGTCCAAATTCAAGCGCGCCGGTTCACGGCATAGCAGCACGTCTACTTTGGACGGCACTGAATCGAGTGAGCCCACACCACTTGATAGTCGGAAGCTCAGTATGGATACCCCACCGCTATCAGACACCTCAGGGGCTGCTGCTATACCCCTGGTCCTGTCGCCCGTGGCTACGATGGACGCGTTTCACGACTCTGATTGCCAAGAGCCGGAGATCTATGTATCATCACCAAAGGCAAAGCATACAAACGAACAAATACCATAGGGGTGAACTACATGCTCCTTTACTTTTTGGGGCCGCCCAACTGCCAGGGTTAGTCGCCACGCATGCACACGTACGGGGTTGCCAATGTCCTTACCGCGCAGCTTGACGCCAAGAACGCGCTCCATTTTG is a window of Malassezia restricta chromosome III, complete sequence DNA encoding:
- a CDS encoding calcium/calmodulin-dependent protein kinase kinase 2, yielding MPVASIPHGQREEPDSAVRRSLPPPPVSLVPSTPMTPRKVSHHRRHSSSSSGLRQVRESLHAMSVQLSDGSRKINQYRFLRCLGHGTFATVHLGEFTNEEGQLQLVAIKEFDKRRLRKKRHHDLPLHMRRNMRAMDAEDPLYLVRTEVAILKKMSHPHVVQLYEALDDPENDKLFLVFEYCAGGPLCHIEPGRQGERLAEDKARLYFRQILSGLEYMHANGIMHRDIKPDNILMSNELVCKISDFGVSKMIWESGSDLVHQSVGTPAFMSPELCHIGAVESHGYSDDVWALGITLYALLMGRLPFYRDDLFELYEAIQHDELCLKDCRASPACQDLLRSMLDKAEPNRICVPDMFKHPWVTDHGRDPMPPLTLTDDKAIDQVTEEDLHDAVFRISSMFAVACAVSKFKRAGSRHSSTSTLDGTESSEPTPLDSRKLSMDTPPLSDTSGAAAIPLVLSPVATMDAFHDSDCQEPEIYVSSPKAKHTNEQIP